One genomic segment of candidate division KSB1 bacterium includes these proteins:
- the lysA gene encoding diaminopimelate decarboxylase encodes MQPTIPFSYQDGVLRCEGVSLEDLGERYGTPLYVYSQNGMLSAFAAIEGAFAGIPHTVCYALKANANPHVLRMLAAAGAGADVVSGGELQLAQQTGFPMHKTVFAGVGKTNPEITAAISAGIAALNVESRQELEVTAELARTLGKPAPVAIRINPDVDIEGHPYLTTGRKVNKFGIPLEEAYECCLWTAAQPNLRLVGVHAHVGSMIKKTLPFRKNAEALAGFVNQLRAQGLHVAHIDIGGGIGVDYTRVLAEQGGPLCIDPEEIAAEVVPIVAPTGCELFIEPGRAIVGPNGALLTRVLYTKESRGKHFVVVDAAMNDLIRPALYGAHHEVLPVLRRGGDTVVADVVGPVCESGDFFAKDRQVPRLQRGDLVAIMTAGAYGYVLASTYNQRMKPAEVLVNGVAHELIRQRQW; translated from the coding sequence ATGCAACCAACGATTCCCTTCTCTTACCAGGATGGAGTGCTTCGCTGTGAGGGGGTCAGTTTGGAGGACCTGGGGGAACGCTACGGCACGCCCCTGTATGTCTACAGCCAGAACGGTATGCTTAGCGCCTTCGCGGCGATTGAGGGCGCCTTTGCAGGCATCCCGCACACGGTCTGCTATGCCCTGAAGGCGAATGCAAACCCCCATGTGCTGCGCATGCTGGCCGCGGCAGGCGCAGGAGCGGACGTGGTGTCCGGCGGCGAGCTTCAGCTTGCGCAGCAAACTGGCTTTCCCATGCATAAAACGGTTTTTGCTGGCGTTGGCAAGACCAACCCGGAAATTACCGCCGCCATAAGCGCGGGCATTGCCGCCCTCAACGTTGAATCACGCCAGGAACTGGAGGTGACTGCGGAGTTGGCGCGGACGCTGGGGAAACCAGCGCCTGTTGCTATCCGCATCAACCCGGACGTGGATATTGAAGGGCACCCCTACTTGACCACCGGCAGGAAAGTCAACAAATTCGGCATCCCGCTCGAGGAGGCTTACGAGTGCTGCCTGTGGACCGCAGCTCAACCCAATCTGAGGTTGGTGGGAGTGCACGCGCATGTAGGTTCGATGATCAAGAAGACGCTGCCCTTCCGCAAGAACGCCGAAGCGCTGGCCGGCTTTGTCAATCAATTGCGGGCGCAAGGGCTCCATGTGGCTCACATCGACATCGGCGGCGGTATTGGCGTCGACTATACGCGCGTGCTCGCCGAGCAGGGCGGACCGCTGTGCATAGACCCGGAGGAGATAGCTGCCGAAGTGGTGCCTATAGTCGCCCCCACGGGGTGCGAGCTTTTCATCGAGCCCGGGCGGGCCATTGTCGGCCCCAATGGCGCCTTGCTGACGCGCGTGCTTTACACCAAGGAGAGTCGGGGCAAGCACTTTGTAGTCGTCGATGCGGCGATGAACGACTTGATCAGGCCCGCGCTGTACGGCGCACATCACGAGGTCCTACCGGTGTTGCGGCGCGGGGGTGACACGGTGGTGGCGGACGTCGTGGGACCAGTGTGCGAATCCGGGGACTTTTTCGCCAAGGACCGCCAAGTGCCACGCCTGCAGCGAGGAGATCTGGTGGCCATCATGACCGCAGGTGCATATGGGTACGTGTTGGCCAGCACCTACAACCAGCGCATGAAACCTGCCGAGGTGCTGGTGAACGGCGTAGCTCACGAACTGATTCGCCAACGCCAGTGGTAG
- a CDS encoding LD-carboxypeptidase: protein MTRKGVTRREFMGEMAALSAVGVAGAGALRAGRREKPIIKPPRLRPGDTVGLVCPASAPFEPSAIREAKLAMEKLGFKVKVGRNVGKKYGYLGGTDAERATDVQEMFDDPQVKAVIAVRGGYGCLRILNLLDYEHIRTHPKILLGYSDITILLVAVHQMTGLVTFHGPVALSTFSPYTVDLLQRVLMKNEPAGEIDEPPSALPIGVNGLSGRARGRLVGGNLTLLAASVGTPYELDTEGRLLFFEEVGEEPYDLDRHLTHLLMAGKLQQCAGIAVDRLQRCGPRDYQPAFPTTLSVEEVISDRLGQLRVPVVFGLSLGHAPDKPTLPLGVMATLDVGKGRLSIDEPAVS from the coding sequence ATGACACGCAAGGGAGTGACGCGCAGGGAGTTTATGGGGGAGATGGCTGCCTTGAGTGCGGTAGGAGTGGCAGGCGCAGGAGCGCTGCGAGCAGGAAGGCGGGAGAAGCCTATCATCAAGCCGCCGCGGTTGCGCCCGGGCGACACAGTGGGGCTGGTCTGCCCGGCAAGCGCCCCCTTTGAGCCCTCCGCGATCCGCGAAGCAAAACTGGCCATGGAAAAGCTGGGCTTCAAGGTCAAAGTGGGCAGGAACGTAGGCAAGAAGTACGGCTACCTGGGCGGTACCGACGCGGAGCGCGCCACCGATGTGCAGGAGATGTTCGACGACCCGCAGGTCAAGGCCGTCATTGCCGTTCGCGGCGGCTACGGGTGTCTGCGCATCCTCAATCTGCTTGACTATGAGCACATTCGTACTCATCCGAAAATCCTGTTGGGATACAGCGACATCACGATCCTACTTGTGGCGGTGCACCAGATGACCGGCCTGGTGACCTTCCACGGCCCAGTGGCCCTATCCACCTTTTCACCTTACACGGTGGATCTGCTCCAGCGTGTACTGATGAAAAACGAGCCGGCGGGCGAGATTGACGAGCCGCCGAGTGCCCTTCCCATCGGGGTTAATGGGTTGTCTGGTCGGGCCAGGGGCAGACTGGTGGGGGGCAATTTGACCCTGCTGGCTGCCTCGGTGGGCACTCCTTATGAACTAGACACCGAGGGGCGTCTGCTCTTCTTCGAGGAGGTGGGAGAGGAACCCTATGACCTGGACCGGCACTTGACGCATTTGCTGATGGCGGGCAAACTGCAGCAGTGCGCCGGCATCGCCGTCGATCGCCTGCAGCGCTGCGGCCCACGGGATTACCAGCCGGCTTTTCCCACGACGCTGAGCGTCGAGGAGGTCATCAGCGATCGCCTTGGCCAGTTGCGCGTGCCGGTGGTGTTTGGGCTCTCCCTGGGTCACGCGCCCGACAAGCCCACGCTGCCGCTGGGGGTGATGGCTACCCTGGATGTAGGTAAGGGCAGGTTGTCAATTGACGAGCCGGCGGTCAGCTGA
- the glnA gene encoding type I glutamate--ammonia ligase: MEKTQLLQRVEEDEVKFISLQFTDLLGVVKEVIIPVRQLKDATEFGVWFDGSSVEGFARIQESDLFLKPDLSTYSLVPWLLENGRTARLICDIFGRDGSPYEGDPRYVLKKALAEAKEMGFQFNVGPEMEFYLFRKPEGQGHRPIDEGSYFDFSSHEGYFVMREILGALHSFGIPVEASHHEVGSGQYEIDFLYGNALETADRILTLKYTVKKIAQRHNLDATFMPKPVFGAPGNGMHTHQSLFDLKSRQNAFYDADDPYNLSQLAYHFMAGIIKHIRAMCAVLCPTVNSYKRLVSGYEAPVYVTWARINRSALIRVPKWFHDRKQSARIELRCPDPSCNPYLALAFMLQAGLDGIRNKLQPPEPVEENVYLFDEQGLKAKNIGLLPSSLYEALQELQKDELSLKVLGQHLFDRYLDIKSREWEEFRVQVTPWEVEKYLQLF; this comes from the coding sequence ATGGAGAAGACGCAGCTCCTTCAGCGCGTCGAAGAGGACGAAGTCAAGTTCATAAGTCTGCAGTTTACCGACTTACTCGGGGTGGTCAAGGAAGTCATCATCCCGGTGCGCCAGCTCAAAGACGCCACCGAATTCGGCGTTTGGTTCGACGGCTCCTCCGTGGAGGGCTTTGCCAGGATTCAGGAGAGCGATCTTTTCCTGAAGCCGGACCTTTCCACCTACTCACTGGTGCCGTGGCTGCTGGAAAACGGCAGAACCGCACGTCTGATTTGCGACATCTTTGGGCGGGATGGCAGTCCTTACGAGGGTGACCCCCGCTACGTGCTCAAAAAGGCCCTGGCGGAAGCGAAGGAGATGGGTTTCCAGTTCAACGTGGGCCCGGAGATGGAGTTCTACCTCTTCCGCAAACCGGAAGGCCAGGGTCACCGCCCCATTGACGAAGGGAGCTACTTTGACTTCTCCTCGCACGAAGGTTACTTTGTGATGCGGGAAATCCTCGGTGCCTTGCACAGTTTTGGCATCCCGGTGGAAGCTTCCCACCATGAAGTGGGCAGCGGGCAATACGAGATCGACTTTCTCTATGGCAACGCATTGGAGACCGCCGATCGCATCCTCACCTTGAAGTACACGGTCAAGAAGATCGCCCAGCGTCATAATTTGGACGCGACCTTCATGCCCAAGCCCGTGTTTGGTGCCCCGGGCAACGGCATGCACACGCACCAAAGCCTCTTCGACCTCAAGTCGAGGCAGAATGCTTTCTACGACGCAGATGATCCCTACAATCTGTCTCAGCTTGCCTATCATTTCATGGCCGGCATCATCAAGCATATTCGTGCCATGTGTGCTGTGCTCTGTCCTACGGTGAATTCCTACAAGCGTTTGGTGTCCGGGTATGAGGCTCCGGTCTATGTGACGTGGGCACGGATCAATCGGTCAGCGCTCATTCGCGTGCCCAAGTGGTTCCACGACCGCAAGCAGTCGGCGCGCATCGAGCTGCGCTGTCCGGACCCAAGCTGTAACCCCTATTTGGCCCTGGCGTTCATGCTCCAGGCTGGTCTGGACGGAATCCGCAACAAGCTCCAGCCCCCAGAGCCTGTTGAGGAGAATGTTTATCTCTTCGATGAGCAAGGTTTGAAGGCAAAGAACATCGGTCTTCTGCCCAGCTCGCTGTACGAGGCACTACAGGAGCTGCAGAAAGACGAACTCTCCCTCAAGGTCCTGGGCCAGCACCTTTTCGATCGTTACCTGGACATCAAGTCGCGCGAGTGGGAAGAGTTTAGGGTTCAGGTCACACCGTGGGAGGTGGAGAAGTACCTACAGCTTTTCTGA
- a CDS encoding phosphodiester glycosidase family protein: MRRTRWVIVGLFATIAARGLAGTLPQPERTVRVTPDVVYRIYRLSAPRAVVHVLEVSLKGTVELAAVKPGIRLTSCAPLSEMLKAAGQRVIAGVNGDFFSEVGAPIGPHVCDGDVVKSGPTRPVIGMTSSGEIFLTVDRLQADVQFPRGEVMQVSGFNRARSTDELIVFNRWFGRTTRTNRWGVEVTLAALVSPQGSGPLLTVVTRVDTVGNSIIPPGGMVLSGHGRAGQALRQACRVQDTLRLSVALSSAKGTVRWLVSGGPLLLREGRVAFEEIASWGNGGFALGRHPRTAAGLSADRSTAYLVTVDGRQPGYSEGMSLVELAEFLVDLGAFLAINFDGGGSTTMVIQGKVVNRPAGDGQERPVSNALVVRYKAWEEP, translated from the coding sequence ATGCGCAGGACGCGATGGGTTATTGTCGGATTGTTCGCCACTATTGCAGCGCGCGGGCTGGCAGGCACTCTCCCGCAACCGGAGCGAACAGTCCGTGTCACTCCGGATGTGGTGTACAGGATCTATCGGTTATCGGCTCCGCGCGCGGTGGTCCATGTGCTTGAGGTGAGCCTTAAGGGTACGGTAGAGCTCGCGGCGGTCAAACCGGGAATTCGCCTCACCTCGTGTGCCCCGCTCAGCGAAATGCTCAAGGCGGCAGGGCAGAGGGTCATTGCCGGGGTTAACGGCGACTTTTTTTCTGAGGTCGGTGCTCCCATTGGGCCACATGTCTGTGATGGCGACGTGGTGAAGAGCGGGCCCACAAGACCGGTGATAGGCATGACCAGTTCTGGCGAAATTTTCCTTACGGTGGATCGACTGCAAGCGGACGTCCAGTTCCCAAGAGGCGAGGTGATGCAGGTGAGCGGCTTCAACCGCGCACGCAGCACCGATGAACTCATTGTGTTCAACCGCTGGTTCGGAAGGACGACCCGCACCAACAGATGGGGCGTCGAGGTGACCCTCGCCGCGCTCGTGTCGCCGCAGGGAAGCGGCCCCCTCCTGACAGTGGTCACCAGGGTTGACACCGTGGGCAACTCCATTATCCCTCCGGGCGGGATGGTTCTGTCTGGCCATGGGCGCGCTGGCCAGGCTTTGCGACAGGCTTGCAGGGTGCAGGATACCCTACGTCTATCGGTGGCACTGTCCTCGGCGAAAGGGACCGTGCGGTGGCTCGTTAGCGGCGGTCCTCTACTGCTGCGCGAGGGACGCGTGGCTTTTGAGGAAATTGCCTCCTGGGGCAATGGGGGCTTTGCCCTTGGGCGGCATCCGCGTACTGCCGCTGGGCTTTCCGCCGACCGTAGCACGGCCTATCTGGTCACGGTGGACGGCAGGCAGCCCGGATACAGCGAAGGGATGAGCCTGGTAGAACTGGCAGAGTTCTTGGTGGATTTGGGTGCATTTCTGGCTATCAATTTCGATGGGGGCGGCAGCACCACAATGGTCATCCAAGGCAAGGTGGTCAATCGGCCGGCAGGCGACGGCCAGGAACGACCGGTCTCCAACGCACTTGTTGTCCGCTACAAAGCTTGGGAGGAGCCATGA
- a CDS encoding Ig-like domain-containing protein produces the protein MRSRCGTAIQSLMMSLLLGLGCARQGFPPGGPEDKTPPEVVSTSPLPGAVHVPPTTKVMLTFSERVQRQSVEQALFITPRPAGKPSLRWRRRTLVITFSEPLRVERTYVVTVGTEARDLRNNRLRQAFSLAFSTGDSLDSCAVEGRVYGEGGLAGTAIWAYDLAVAKEPNPSLAPADYVTQCDATGAFALRAMAPGSYRVFAVRDRDANGRYDPEYDALGVAPGDVQLSALSPVFTGCHMRVAVRDTTPPRLESAGASDNRHLHLRFSEPVLPRPVSIPDNFTIVALETTDTVRVLTAYLDAERRSFVHLLTSGLRGDRYKVTVHEVRDEHGLPALGLSAEFSGNTSPDTLRPAVVKTVPADSARAVPCALSLDILFSEAMDTSRTTTAISFVDSAGSSIPGALQWSTPAHCIFSPLLPLASRRQYRVRIVGALARDMSGLPLRQDSVRITLWTMNCDTLSSIAGTVNDEESEATGPVVIAAVQVRPQGVRREVTIAGPGPYEIGGLLPGVYQLECYRDEDHNGRYSLGSAVPFVPAERFVVLPDSIQVRSRWPNVGNDIGLPRWKWRTMPQVER, from the coding sequence ATGCGGAGTCGATGTGGTACTGCCATCCAGAGTCTTATGATGAGCCTCCTCTTGGGGCTGGGCTGTGCGCGCCAGGGATTTCCCCCTGGCGGGCCTGAAGACAAGACGCCGCCGGAGGTGGTCTCCACGTCTCCGTTGCCTGGCGCCGTGCACGTGCCGCCTACGACCAAGGTGATGCTCACGTTTAGCGAGAGGGTCCAGCGCCAGTCCGTGGAGCAGGCGCTGTTCATCACACCCCGGCCCGCAGGCAAGCCATCGCTGCGCTGGCGCCGGCGGACGCTGGTTATCACCTTCAGTGAGCCACTGCGCGTGGAGCGCACTTATGTAGTCACGGTGGGCACCGAGGCGCGAGACCTGCGCAACAACCGGCTCAGACAGGCGTTCTCCCTGGCCTTTTCCACGGGCGACTCTTTGGACAGTTGTGCCGTGGAGGGAAGAGTCTATGGCGAAGGCGGGCTTGCAGGGACAGCGATTTGGGCTTATGACCTGGCGGTAGCAAAGGAGCCGAACCCCTCTTTGGCGCCGGCCGACTATGTCACGCAATGCGACGCCACCGGGGCCTTTGCACTTCGGGCGATGGCCCCTGGCAGCTACCGGGTCTTTGCTGTGCGCGACCGCGACGCCAACGGCCGCTACGATCCGGAATACGATGCGCTGGGCGTGGCACCTGGGGATGTGCAATTGAGTGCCCTTTCGCCTGTGTTCACTGGCTGTCACATGCGCGTGGCGGTACGCGATACTACCCCACCGCGCTTAGAGTCGGCCGGTGCCTCAGACAATCGCCACCTCCACCTCCGTTTCAGCGAGCCGGTGCTCCCCCGGCCGGTAAGCATCCCAGACAATTTCACAATCGTGGCACTAGAGACCACGGACACGGTGCGGGTCCTGACTGCCTACCTCGATGCCGAACGCCGGAGTTTTGTCCACTTGCTGACTTCAGGCCTGCGCGGGGACCGCTACAAGGTGACGGTGCACGAGGTCCGAGACGAACACGGGCTGCCCGCGCTGGGGCTCAGTGCGGAGTTTTCCGGCAACACCTCTCCGGACACGCTGCGCCCAGCAGTGGTAAAAACCGTGCCCGCAGATAGCGCACGAGCGGTGCCGTGCGCGCTCAGTTTAGACATCCTCTTCAGCGAAGCGATGGACACAAGTCGCACCACTACGGCCATCTCCTTCGTCGACAGCGCTGGTTCCTCGATCCCTGGCGCGCTGCAGTGGTCCACCCCTGCGCACTGCATCTTCAGCCCCTTGCTGCCACTCGCCAGTCGACGCCAGTACCGGGTAAGGATCGTCGGCGCCCTGGCGCGCGACATGAGCGGTTTGCCGCTCAGGCAGGACAGTGTGCGGATCACGCTCTGGACCATGAATTGCGACACGCTCTCCTCTATTGCTGGCACAGTCAATGACGAGGAGAGCGAGGCAACGGGGCCAGTCGTGATTGCGGCGGTGCAAGTGCGCCCGCAGGGCGTGCGCCGCGAGGTCACGATTGCAGGCCCAGGACCCTACGAAATTGGTGGCCTATTGCCAGGAGTCTACCAGCTGGAATGCTATAGGGACGAAGACCACAACGGCCGCTACTCGCTGGGCTCGGCTGTACCTTTCGTGCCGGCAGAGCGGTTCGTGGTGCTCCCCGACTCCATTCAAGTACGCTCCAGGTGGCCCAATGTAGGCAATGACATCGGGCTCCCGCGCTGGAAATGGCGCACGATGCCCCAAGTCGAGAGGTGA
- the dapF gene encoding diaminopimelate epimerase produces the protein MRFVKISATGNDFVVFDNRNGHVDVVRHLQWCSWLCQRRVGVGADGVILVQRSATADFCYVHINSDGSIAEMCGNGSRAVAFFAHVEGIAQSPVRFEIGGKVYTARVDGSRVTTYFVPPAPPRFALCLPEEHFLDEGGFIDTGVPHYVLFAQDVQGLDVVGLGRKYRHHPAFAPRGANVDFVQVLDRNTLRMRTYERGVEDETLACGTGAVAASIVAHLRRGCVSPLAVEVPGGVLQVSFDRTLQEVTLTGDVEVVFEGFVRAPA, from the coding sequence TTGCGCTTCGTAAAGATCTCCGCCACAGGCAATGACTTTGTCGTTTTCGACAATCGCAACGGGCACGTGGACGTTGTCCGCCACCTTCAATGGTGCAGCTGGCTATGTCAACGCCGCGTCGGTGTGGGGGCAGACGGTGTGATCCTGGTTCAGCGGAGCGCCACTGCCGACTTTTGCTATGTGCACATCAACTCTGACGGCAGTATTGCGGAGATGTGCGGGAATGGCTCCCGCGCCGTGGCCTTTTTCGCGCATGTCGAGGGGATTGCCCAATCGCCGGTGCGCTTCGAGATCGGTGGCAAAGTCTACACCGCAAGGGTGGATGGCTCACGGGTCACCACGTACTTTGTGCCACCTGCGCCGCCTCGGTTTGCGCTCTGCCTGCCCGAGGAACATTTTCTGGATGAAGGCGGGTTTATCGACACGGGGGTGCCGCACTACGTGCTTTTCGCCCAGGACGTGCAGGGGCTCGACGTCGTGGGTCTTGGGCGGAAATACCGGCACCACCCCGCCTTTGCCCCCCGGGGGGCGAACGTGGATTTTGTGCAAGTTCTGGACCGAAACACCCTCCGCATGCGCACCTATGAGCGTGGAGTAGAAGACGAGACCCTCGCGTGCGGTACGGGCGCGGTTGCGGCTTCCATAGTGGCACATCTGCGCCGTGGCTGCGTTTCACCCCTTGCGGTAGAGGTTCCAGGCGGGGTGCTGCAGGTGAGCTTTGACAGGACCCTGCAGGAAGTAACCCTCACCGGGGACGTAGAGGTAGTCTTCGAGGGCTTTGTACGGGCGCCAGCGTAA
- a CDS encoding adenylate/guanylate cyclase domain-containing protein — MKGTFPKTVIACLLGLVAAGATGLVTELPLKRIFEGFEAKTLDWRYAQRLSRLASQRAGAALEDIVIVDIDDRSLEKLGPFSQWPRTYHAKVIDYLTSGKALAIGFDVLFMEPSRDPMVDDSLTAATSRADVVYHAMAFSAADPDIFLYAMDAPPPGFQAERFSFAFPPRTTTRLPSAERMDGKIVRLYNAAAGIGFVNFTPDDDSVIRRMPMFITFAGRQYPALSLAIIRGLLNLSPEHIRLEPGKRIVLSPPQSPGQRVVLPVDSRGRMLINYLGTMGTFRYVSYYDVLMERVPAEIFEGRIVLVGTSAAGLADIRPVPFQGAFPGVEIHATIIHNILHQQFINRPGKVAIYLLAAVLAVAVAMMAMYLRPWLSGPLVLLLGAAFLVVNFQLFARSAIWVEMVRPMLTLLFSYLGVFIFRYVEEERSKRKIKGMFQYYLSASVVDELIKNPQMLKLGGERRMATAFFSDIKDFTSVSEGLSPEELVAHLNEYLSAMTAIVFAHQGFLDKYEGDAIMAVFGVPVPIDGHAVFACRAALEMQRRLSELRPKWQAEGKPQFHARIGINSGPMIAGNIGGEQRFDYTVIGDSVNLASRLEGANKAYGTSIMISAFTHELLNGQFVTRELDFIRVKGKALPVRVYELVAEHEDELCATRHQALQLFAEGLQAYRDRRWDEALALFQAALALEPEDGPAQVYCQRCTLFRQNPPPPDWDGVFEMKTK, encoded by the coding sequence ATGAAAGGGACGTTCCCCAAGACAGTAATCGCTTGTTTGCTCGGGCTGGTGGCTGCGGGAGCTACAGGCCTGGTAACCGAGCTCCCCCTAAAGCGCATTTTCGAGGGTTTCGAAGCTAAGACGCTTGATTGGCGTTATGCCCAGCGGTTGAGCCGATTGGCTTCCCAGAGGGCAGGTGCGGCACTGGAAGACATTGTGATCGTGGACATTGACGACCGCAGCCTGGAAAAACTCGGCCCTTTTAGCCAGTGGCCGCGCACCTACCACGCGAAGGTCATCGACTATCTCACCTCTGGCAAAGCGTTGGCCATAGGCTTTGACGTCCTGTTCATGGAGCCAAGCCGCGATCCTATGGTTGACGACTCCCTTACGGCCGCCACCTCACGTGCGGATGTGGTGTACCATGCCATGGCCTTTTCCGCCGCAGACCCTGACATCTTCCTTTATGCCATGGATGCCCCGCCCCCTGGCTTCCAGGCCGAGCGGTTCTCCTTTGCCTTCCCGCCCCGCACGACTACCCGCCTTCCCTCGGCGGAACGGATGGATGGCAAGATCGTTCGCCTATACAACGCAGCTGCTGGCATCGGCTTTGTCAATTTCACCCCAGACGACGACAGCGTGATTCGGCGCATGCCGATGTTCATCACCTTTGCAGGCAGGCAATATCCGGCCCTCTCGTTGGCCATCATTCGCGGCCTGCTCAACCTTTCGCCTGAGCACATCAGATTGGAGCCTGGCAAGCGCATCGTACTCTCCCCACCCCAGTCACCTGGTCAGCGCGTGGTGCTTCCGGTGGACAGCCGCGGCCGCATGCTTATCAACTACCTGGGTACAATGGGGACCTTCCGGTACGTTTCCTACTATGATGTGCTCATGGAGCGCGTGCCAGCTGAGATTTTTGAAGGGCGCATAGTGCTGGTCGGGACTTCAGCGGCCGGTTTAGCGGACATCCGGCCAGTGCCGTTTCAAGGGGCATTCCCGGGCGTAGAGATCCACGCGACCATCATTCACAACATCCTGCACCAGCAGTTCATCAACCGCCCCGGCAAAGTGGCTATCTACCTGCTGGCGGCGGTGCTGGCAGTGGCCGTGGCAATGATGGCCATGTATCTGCGGCCCTGGCTGAGTGGACCACTCGTGCTCCTGCTTGGCGCCGCTTTCCTCGTCGTGAACTTCCAGCTCTTTGCGCGCTCCGCCATCTGGGTGGAAATGGTTCGGCCCATGCTCACTCTGCTGTTCAGTTACCTTGGGGTCTTTATCTTCCGCTACGTGGAAGAGGAACGGAGCAAGCGCAAGATCAAAGGCATGTTCCAATACTACCTTTCCGCCTCCGTGGTGGATGAGCTCATCAAGAACCCGCAAATGTTGAAACTTGGGGGCGAACGGCGCATGGCCACGGCCTTTTTCTCCGACATCAAGGATTTCACTTCTGTGTCGGAGGGGCTGAGCCCTGAGGAGCTGGTGGCGCACCTCAACGAGTACCTGTCGGCGATGACCGCGATTGTGTTTGCCCATCAGGGATTCCTGGACAAGTACGAGGGCGATGCCATCATGGCCGTGTTTGGCGTGCCGGTGCCCATAGACGGTCACGCCGTCTTTGCCTGTCGCGCCGCGTTGGAGATGCAGCGGCGGCTCAGTGAGCTGCGCCCAAAGTGGCAGGCAGAGGGCAAGCCGCAATTTCACGCGCGCATCGGCATCAATTCCGGGCCGATGATTGCCGGTAACATCGGCGGCGAGCAGCGCTTTGACTACACCGTGATCGGCGACAGCGTGAACCTCGCCTCGCGGCTTGAAGGCGCCAATAAGGCATACGGGACCAGCATCATGATCAGCGCCTTTACGCACGAACTCTTGAACGGACAATTTGTAACCCGCGAACTCGACTTCATCCGCGTCAAGGGCAAGGCGCTGCCAGTGCGCGTATATGAGCTGGTGGCAGAGCACGAGGACGAGCTGTGCGCCACGCGCCACCAGGCCTTGCAGCTCTTTGCCGAGGGACTCCAGGCCTACCGCGATCGGCGTTGGGACGAGGCCCTCGCCCTTTTCCAGGCGGCTCTGGCGTTGGAGCCGGAGGATGGTCCCGCACAGGTGTATTGTCAGCGGTGCACGTTGTTTCGACAGAATCCACCTCCGCCCGACTGGGACGGGGTGTTTGAGATGAAGACCAAGTAG